A stretch of the Primulina huaijiensis isolate GDHJ02 unplaced genomic scaffold, ASM1229523v2 scaffold208210, whole genome shotgun sequence genome encodes the following:
- the LOC140966899 gene encoding agamous-like MADS-box protein AGL12, protein MARGKIQMKRIENPVHRQVTFCKRRAGLLKKAKELSVLCDAEIGVFIFSAHGKLYQQATKGTMQELIERYIKCNRGAAAEDPKLDNHLMDPNKEISMLKQEIEVLQKGLSFINGGAGGAMSLSELNVLEKHLEMSMYHIRSTKMNIMFQEIQLLKNKEGILQAANVHLQDKIDEQFEMAANMASTTFNEDFDYTLTTNNILATQNDYGIYQY, encoded by the exons aTGGCTCGTGGAAAGATTCAGATGAAGAGGATCGAGAATCCGGTGCACCGGCAGGTGACCTTTTGCAAGCGTCGTGCGGGGCTCCTCAAGAAGGCTAAGGAGCTGTCTGTGTTGTGCGATGCTGAAATTGGAGTTTTCATTTTCTCCGCCCACGGAAAGCTATACCAACAAGCCACCAAAgg AACCATGCAAGAATTGATTGAAAGGTACATCAAGTGTAACCGCGGAGCCGCAGCTGAAGACCCTAAATTGGACAACCATCTTATG GACCCGAATAAGGAAATTAGCATGCTGAAGCAAGAAATTGAGGTACTCCAGAAAGGATTAAG TTTCATAAATGGAGGAGCTGGAGGTGCAATGAGTTTGAGTGAATTGAATGTTTTGGAGAAACATCTCGAGATGTCGATGTATCATATCCGCTCAACTAAg ATGAATATTATGTTTCAAGAAATTCAGTTACTAAAGAACAAG GAGGGAATACTGCAAGCAGCAAACGTTCATCTTCAAGACAAG ATCGATGAGCAATTTGAGATGGCTGCTAATATGGCGAGTACTACGTTCAATGAAGACTTTGATTACACACTAACCACTAACAACATTCTAGCCACACAAAATGACTATGGGATATATCAGTATTAG